In Corythoichthys intestinalis isolate RoL2023-P3 chromosome 4, ASM3026506v1, whole genome shotgun sequence, a genomic segment contains:
- the LOC130915219 gene encoding protein SOGA3-like isoform X2: MMQPSSSTDSHRQADNSSRKQSRSSSPAGPKSTQKGSNLSKPLASKQAVGTGGGRSSRGHSPVSSGRERQAGGAPASKGAAAVQLAGSESPTLSRAAADRGGIQTCDDSPRLGPDTSSPSRADPNRVVSDQPCASKSPKLRSKNQKGGDVSASVATKKSSKGTVGCGPGFWKEGCLQSELIQFHLNKSLGKKGTKMQAKPASPPASELSPERVPLQLTPQKDQTLLEEVERLEDENDDLKTEIEEMRAEMDEMRDTFYEEDACQLHDMRRELERANKNCRILQYRLKKAERKRLRFTESGQVDGEMLRSLEQDLKVAKDVSVRLHHELENVEEKRTRTEEENEKLRQQLIEVEVTKQALQNELEKAKELSLKRKGSKDLQKERKTQHTPIEEENDDLKCQLAFIKEEAVLMRKKMAKIDKEKDRLEQELQKYRSFYGDVDSPLPKGEAGGPPTTRESELKLRLRLVEEEANILGRKIVELEVENRGLKAELDDMREDSLVAAGMDGDGRGGQQCREQGEALSELRQQLQLVEDEAELLRRNLADVEEENKKVTNELNKLKYKAGSHEAGLRHSGGGSDPAKMEALQEELKTARLQINELSGKVMQLQYENRVLLSNMQRYDLASHLGIRASPRDSDAESDGGRDDDTPSASASSPRLLPPHRKREGPIGGESDSDEVRNIRCLTPTRSLYSPVESRFLSRSLKDRQQMIDIRIEAERLGRTIDRLIADTSTIIAEARIYVTNGELFSRLDDEDEGGRIREHELLYRINAQMKAFRKELQGFIDRLDVPKQDDKQPEEPLSMFQPIILLILILVLFSSLSYATIFKLVFLFTLFFVL, translated from the exons ATGATGCAGCCCTCATCCTCCACCGACTCGCACAGGCAGGCGGACAATAGCAGCCGGAAGCAGTCGCGCTCCTCCTCCCCCGCCGGCCCTAAATCGACGCAAAAAGGAAGCAACCTGTCAAAGCCCCTCGCCTCAAAGCAAGCGGTGGGCACAGGAGGAGGGAGAAGCAGTCGTGGTCATTCCCCCGTCTCGTCAGGCAGGGAGCGGCAGGCCGGGGGAGCTCCCGCATCCAAAGGCGCGGCTGCTGTTCAGCTCGCCGGTTCTGAAAGCCCCACTCTGAGCCGGGCGGCAGCAGACAGAGGTGGCATTCAGACATGTGACGACTCACCGCGCCTGGGCCCTGATACCTCCTCCCCATCCAGAGCCGATCCCAACCGAGTTGTGTCGGACCAGCCCTGCGCATCCAAATCCCCCAAATTGAGGAGTAAAAACCAGAAAGGAGGGGACGTTTCTGCCTCTGTGGCTACTAAGAAAAGCTCCAAAGGTACAGTCGGCTGCGGACCTGGCTTCTGGAAGGAAGGGTGCTTACAATCAGAGCTGATTCAGTTCCACCTGAATAAAAGCTTGGGGAAGAAAGGAACAAAGATGCAGGCCAAGCCAGCATCTCCCCCTGCCTCGGAGTTGTCCCCAGAGCGTGTACCCCTGCAACTAACACCTCAGAAGGACCAGACACTACTGGAGGAGGTGGAACGGCTGGAGGATGAAAACGATGATCTTAAG ACTGAAATTGAGGAGATGCGAGCAGAGATGGATGAGATGCGGGACACCTTCTATGAGGAAGATGCCTGCCAGCTGCATGACATGCGCAGAGAGCTGGAGAGAGCAAACAAGAACTGTCGAATACTCCAATATCGCTTGAAGAAGGCAGAGAGAAAAAGGCTCCGCTTTACAGAGAGTGGCCAAGTAGATGGAGAGATGCTCAGAAGTCTTGAGCAAGACCTGAAG GTGGCAAAGGATGTTTCTGTGCGTTTGCACCATGAGTTGGAAAACGTAGAGGAGAAGAGAACAAGGACTGAAGAGGAGAATGAGAAATTGAGGCAGCAATTAATAGAAGTGGAAGTCACTAAGCAAGCTCTTCAAAATGAGCTAGAAAAAGCCAAAGAG CTCTCATTGAAAAGAAAAGGAAGTAAGGATCtccaaaaagaaagaaagactcAGCATACCCCAATTGAG GAAGAAAATGACGATCTGAAGTGCCAGCTGGCGTTTATCAAAGAAGAGGCTGTCCTAATGAGGAAAAAGATGGCAAAGATAGACAAAGAAAAGGACCGTCTGGAGCAGGAGCTGCAGAAGTACCGCTCCTTCTATGGGGACGTGGACAGCCCCTTGCCCAAAGGTGAAGCCGGGGGTCCCCCCACTACACGTGAATCTGAGCTGAAGCTCCGTTTGCGCCTGGTTGAGGAGGAAGCCAACATCCTGGGGAGGAAGATTGTAGAGTTAGAGGTGGAGAACAGGGGACTGAAGGCTGAATTGGACGACATGAGAGAGGACAG TCTTGTGGCTGCAGGAATGGATGGTGATGGGCGTGGAGGTCAGCAGTGCAGAGAGCAGGGTGAGGCACTGTCTGAGCTGAGGCAGCAGCTGCAGCTAGTGGAGGATGAAGCAGAACTACTGCGCAGGAATTTAGCAGATGTGGaggaagaaaacaaaaag GTGACAAATGAACTGAACAAACTCAAGTACAAGGCGGGGTCTCATGAAGCAGGCTTGAGACACTCAGGAG GAGGAAGTGACCCTGCTAAAATGGAGGCCCTCCAGGAGGAGCTAAAAACAGCCCGTCTGCAGATCAATGAACTGAGCGGCAAAGTGATGCAGCTCCAGTATGAGAATCGTGTACTGCTCTCTAACATGCAGCGCTATGATTTGGCTTCACACCTGGGCATACGAGCAAGCCCACGGGACAGTGACGCCGAGAGTGACGGAGGGCGGGACGATGATACCCCCTCAGCCTCAGCCTCTTCACCTCGCCTCCTGCCGCCCCACCGTAAACGGGAGGGCCCTATTGGAGGCGAGAGTGACTCGGACGAGGTGAGGAACATCCGCTGCCTTACTCCGACACGCTCTCTCTACTCACCTGTGGAGAGCCGTTTTTTATCTAGAAGCCTGAAGGACCGGCAGCAGATGATAGACATCCGAATCGAAGCCGAAAGGCTGGGCCGGACCATCGACAGGCTTATTGCTGATACAAGTACCATTATTGCTGAGGCTCGGATTTATGTCACCAATGGTGAACTTTTTTCTAGGCTAGATGATGAAGACGAAGGTGGCAG AATCCGAGAACATGAGCTGCTATATCGCATCAATGCGCAGATGAAAGCTTTCAGAAAAGAGCTGCAAGGTTTCATTGACCGGTTGGATGTTCCTAAACAAGATGACAAACAACCAGAAGAACCTCTATCT